The following proteins come from a genomic window of Candidatus Blochmanniella vafra str. BVAF:
- the rfaD gene encoding ADP-glyceromanno-heptose 6-epimerase, whose translation MIIVTGGAGFVGRNIIKKLNEVEKKEILVVDNLSNGKKYRNLMNLDISDYLDKDYFINKLLDNPSYFKNIEVVFHEGACSNTREWNGKYLMKNNYEYSKLLLFYCIKYEIPFIYASSASVYGSNMCNVYCRNNKIINSIENPVTMYGYSKFLFDRYVHNILPKVKSQVCGLRYFNIYGPHEFHKGRMASVILNIYKKVKNKESPILFVGSKNFKRDFVYIDDIVNVNLWIWYNKISGIFDCGTGHARSFEFVTSIVLNLLNYNTIKYVTMPKEIQKYYQYFTKANISQLQGIGYENKFIDVNEGIYKYLNWLNLYMCMIVYYFV comes from the coding sequence ATGATTATAGTTACTGGAGGAGCTGGATTTGTTGGTAGAAATATTATAAAAAAGTTGAATGAGGTAGAGAAAAAAGAAATATTAGTAGTCGATAATCTTAGTAATGGTAAAAAATATAGAAATTTAATGAATTTAGATATTTCAGATTATTTAGATAAAGATTATTTTATAAATAAATTATTAGATAACCCTAGTTATTTTAAAAATATAGAAGTAGTATTCCATGAAGGTGCTTGTTCTAATACAAGGGAATGGAATGGTAAATATTTGATGAAAAATAATTATGAATATTCTAAATTACTTTTATTTTACTGTATAAAATATGAGATTCCTTTTATATATGCCTCTTCTGCTTCAGTGTATGGATCAAATATGTGCAATGTTTATTGTCGTAATAATAAAATTATTAATTCAATTGAGAATCCGGTTACTATGTATGGTTACTCTAAATTTTTATTTGATCGGTATGTACATAATATATTGCCTAAGGTAAAGTCTCAAGTATGTGGTTTACGATATTTTAATATATACGGTCCTCATGAATTTCATAAAGGCCGAATGGCAAGTGTTATTTTAAATATATATAAAAAAGTTAAAAATAAAGAAAGTCCTATTTTATTTGTTGGAAGTAAAAATTTTAAAAGAGATTTTGTATACATAGATGATATAGTGAATGTGAATTTATGGATTTGGTATAATAAAATATCTGGTATTTTTGATTGTGGTACGGGTCACGCTAGGTCTTTTGAATTTGTCACTAGTATTGTATTAAATCTTTTAAATTATAACACAATAAAGTATGTTACTATGCCAAAAGAAATACAAAAATATTATCAATATTTTACAAAAGCAAATATTTCTCAACTTCAAGGGATAGGATATGAAAATAAATTTATTGATGTAAATGAGGGTATTTATAAGTATTTAAATTGGCTGAATTTATATATGTGTATGATAGTATATTATTTTGTATGA